GTCACCGATACGCCGCCGTGCTCGACCACATGGAAATCGGTGCCTTCCCCCGCATCCTGGGCGCCGCCGGCCGCGCCCACCCAGTACACCGTCTCGCCGCGCGGATTTCGGGTCGGGATTGCGGGCTGGGCCTTGTGCCGCTTGCCCAGCCGGGTGACCTGGAGCCCGGCCAGCGCTTTGTATGGCCTGTCCGGTACGTTCACGTTGAGCAGCATCGGGCCTGTCGGCGGACGGCGCATGACCCGCTCGACCAGTTCGGCGGCCACGCGGGCGGCGGTGGCGAAATGCCCCTGGGAGCGGCTGACCATCGACACCGCGATCGAAGGCAATCCGAGCAGAAACCCTTCGGTCGCGGCTGCGACCGTACCGGAGTAGATGGTGTCGTCGCCCATGTTGGCGCCATCGTTCACGCCGGACACGACGATGTCCGGCAGATGTTCGAGCAACCCGGTCACGGCCAGATGCACGCAATCGGTCGGTGTGCCGTCCACGTAAAGAAAGCCGGTGTGCGACCGACGGACGCGCAGCGGGCGGTCGAGAGTCAGGGAGTTGCTGGCACCACTGCGGTCGCGCTCGGGCGCGACCACGGTGACATCGCCAACAGCGCGCATTGCATCGGCAAGCGCGGCAAGCCCGGGGGCGAAATAGCCGTCATCGTTACTCAGGAGGATGCGCATGGCGCTCCAAGATTGTTTGCCGATTATAACCGCCAGCGCTGCAAAGCTGCGCTGGCACCGGTGCCTCGCAAGGCTCCCATGACAGGGCCTCGACGACAGCGCCTCGCGCGCCGATGCTACGATGAACGGGTGCAAGGCGACGTTTCCATCCGCGCTGCTCCACACCGGCCGTACCGCCACTGCGGCGTATCGCACGGTGCCCATTCCCCGCCACCTTCCCGAAAGTCACTTCATGTCGATCGGCTTCTGTATCCATCCCCGCCCGTCCCGCCCGTCCCGCGCGCTGGTCTCGAAGTTCAAGGGCGTGGTCTGCGCACACCTGTCGGACAACATGTCCCGGCTCGCCGGCAGCGACGCGGCACTGCGCCCCTGGCACCGGAAGGGCCAGTTGCTCGGCGTCGCACTCACCGTGCGCGTGCCTGCGG
Above is a genomic segment from Rhodocyclaceae bacterium containing:
- the surE gene encoding 5'/3'-nucleotidase SurE — translated: MRILLSNDDGYFAPGLAALADAMRAVGDVTVVAPERDRSGASNSLTLDRPLRVRRSHTGFLYVDGTPTDCVHLAVTGLLEHLPDIVVSGVNDGANMGDDTIYSGTVAAATEGFLLGLPSIAVSMVSRSQGHFATAARVAAELVERVMRRPPTGPMLLNVNVPDRPYKALAGLQVTRLGKRHKAQPAIPTRNPRGETVYWVGAAGGAQDAGEGTDFHVVEHGGVSVTPLQMDLTFFDQLPMLNDWLRD